The following are encoded in a window of Vespula vulgaris chromosome 8, iyVesVulg1.1, whole genome shotgun sequence genomic DNA:
- the LOC127065533 gene encoding phosphatidylinositide phosphatase SAC2 isoform X1 — protein MELFRTDTHFIFVKERHSLWCDKNTGQFSAKSDWEWASPKDLECLGMFYGIVGKIDQPSVLEPRLMLIKEVSVAGELYGGHIVHRIKSIAFLHIGTDNTDIGLLPCKKHQHLPKKKGTSGLFEVPQKAAFAKTWGTIKSATNTIKNTTQQAAALATSQVKSTVNKRSGVKDKEKFEKRILEELNKIFTETDSFFYCETGDITNSLQRLCVAEIEETKSNRFKPLWQRVDDRFFWNKHMLQDIINLKTDKADCWILPVIQGYIQIEKCKVEGFYDQPQHEIFNLAIISRRSRFRAGTRYKRRGVDDQGKCANYVETEQLVWYHDHQVSFVQVRGSVPVYWSQPGYKYKPPPRIDKDEAETQVTFEKHFGEELDLYGPICIVNLVEQTGKEKIIWEAYSNHILKYNHSDITYTTFDFHEYCRGMHFENVSILIDALDAVLTNMSYCWRDKEGTICMQKGIFRVNCIDCLDRTNVVQTAIGKAVMEMQFSKLGLIPPDGTLPTNIRQTFQLLWANNGDIISKQYAGTNALKGDYTRTGERKFTGLMKDGMNSANRYFQQHFMDDLRQAAIETLLGNPIDVDQLNNDWSHYLDILDNCCLELIPTKPPNIELQLATHPEFLYATAMCNLARYYLNRFKDVYRQATIDMMLGNALSEEVFQERTEEEDNAATAIHVKLLIEDCKKLLIPDPEVILGSWGLIDADPVTGDPTETEMDTILILTRDSYYVADYDDQIDKVTNYQRVPLSDVILIEFGQPENIVSIFKNKHYHCIRISYKMGTEYGYFHMFRSTNLRFFNNMAVVIKTAEESIESLKAICEAISVAMEIAGLPKVPVAMNITLDKRKSKLVNVKGSTGLLDISSLPELTRNVSETQLLALKSAGTKALSNMSEQFSKLNKLSHSFSTKKPIDIARSIRSRKSITSLKPIFTVGDRDISGNISKKRGENSSSSDEDENIEMTRIHTEQTKNFSHDKKLMEAYSPSIGIIMGVKDSDIVNNSASDNYLAQADIDKNNVLSSDIKKSELYLMPQSESGSSLSASPQKTTATTPEITIQDVADVLNEEKDRMMHPTSLSLSKNISQSTGKVDSKANLNNLKSSTLLIDNKLQDKKRSTSEQDLTLNITSSQSESALKSIKTSITDVTSPVAATAKDILSPFSKFAKGVQTLGANLDPRKLKSGQMGNLSDHHLEERQKLQEKWGSCKSTLIAL, from the exons ATGGAACTCTTTCGTACTGAcacacattttattttcgtaaaagAGAGGCACAGTTTGTGGTGCGACAAAAATACGGGCCAATTTTCTGCTAAATCCG ATTGGGAATGGGCGTCACCAAAAGATTTAGAATGTCTTGGAATGTTTTATGGAATAGTAGGAAAAATAGATCAACCATCAGTATTAGAACCACGTTTGATGCTTATAAAAGAAGTTTCTGTGGCCGGAGAATTATATGGCGGTCATATAGTACACAGAATCAAATCGATTGCATTCTTACATATTGGGACAGATAACACAGATATTGGATTACTTCCCTGTAAGAAACATCAGCATTtaccaaagaaaaaaggaactagTGGATTATTTGAAGTGCCGCAGAAAGCTGCATTTGCTAAAACATGGGGCACTATAAAAAGTGCCACaaatactattaaaaatacCACTCAACAAGCTGCTGCTCTTGCGACATCACAG GTCAAGTCTACAGTAAATAAACGAAGCGGagttaaagataaagaaaaatttgagaaaagaatcttagaagaattgaataaaatttttacagagaccgattcttttttttattgcgaaACTGGAGACATCACCAATAGTCTACAACGATTATGCGTAGCCGAAATTGAAGAAACTAAAAGCAATCGATTTAAACCACTGTGGCAACGAGTAGATGATAgatttttttggaataaacaTATGTTacaagatataattaatttgaaa acAGACAAAGCAGACTGTTGGATATTACCAGTCATTCAAGGATATATCCAAATAGAAAAGTGCAAAGTTGAAGGATTCTATGATCAACCACaacatgaaatatttaatttagctATTATATCAAGAAGGAGCAGATTCCGTGCTGGCACTAG GTATAAAAGACGCGGCGTTGATGATCAAGGTAAATGTGCCAATTATGTTGAAACTGAGCAATTGGTTTGGTATCATGATCATCAGGTATCTTTTGTACAAGTACGAGGAAGTGTACCGGTTTATTGGTCTCAACctggatataaatataaaccaCCTCCACGAATAGACAAAG ATGAAGCAGAAACACAGGTTACATTTGAAAAACATTTTGGTGAAGAACTTGATTTATATGGTCCAATATGTATTGTTAATCTAGTTGAGCAaacaggaaaagagaagataatttGGGAGGCTTACAGTAATCATATTCTTAAGTACAATCATTctgatattacatatacaacTTTTGATTTTCACGAGTATTG CCGTGGTATGCACTTTGAAAATGTTTCTATTCTAATCGATGCACTCGATGCAGTATTAACGAATATGAGTTACTGTTGGCGCGATAAAGAAGGTACAATTTGCATGCAGAAAGGAATTTTTCGTGTAAACTGCATCGATTGTTTAGACAGAACTAACGTGGTACAAACAGCTATTGGTAAAGCTGTAATGGAAATGCAATTTTCAAAACTTGGTTTAATACCACCTGATGGAACTTTACCTACAAACATTAGACAAACTTTTCAATTACTTTGGGCTAACAATGGTGACATAATCAGTAAACAATATGCTGGGACAAATGCTTTAAAG GGAGATTATACGAGAacaggagaaagaaaattcacgGGATTAATGAAAGATGGCATGAACTCCGCAAATAG ATATTTTCAACAACACTTTATGGACGACTTACGGCAGGCAGCAATAGAAACTTTGCTAGGAAATCCAATCGACGTTGATCAACTGAATAACGATTGGTCACATTATTTAGACATCCTTGATAACTGCTGCCTTGAACTTATTCCTACGAAACCACCAAATATAGAGCTTCAACTTGCTACACATCCTGAATTTCTTTATGCCACTGCTATGTGTAATTTAGCAAG ATATTATCTTAATCGCTTCAAAGATGTCTATAGACAAGCTACAATCGATATGATGTTAGGAAATGCATTAAGTGAAGAAGTATTTCAAGAACgtacagaagaagaagataatgcTGCAACAGCAATTCACGTGAAATTATTGATTGaagattgtaaaaaattattgataccTGATCCCGAAGTTATTCTTGGAAGTTGGGGACTTATTGATGCTGATcccgt AACTGGAGATCCCACTGAAACCGAAATGGATACTATTCTTATATTAACTCGAGATAGCTATTATGTAGCGGATTATGACGACCAAATTGATAAAGTAACGAATTACCAAAGAGTTCCGCTATCCGATGTAATTCTTATTGAATTTGGCCAACCGGAAAATatagtttctatttttaagaACAAACATTACCATTGTATTAGAATTAGCTATAAGATGGGTACAGAGTATGGTTACTTTCACATGTTTCGCAGTACGAACTTAAGATTTTTTAACAACATGGCTGTTGTAATAAAAACTGCTGAAGAAAGCATAG AATCCTTAAAAGCAATTTGTGAAGCTATTTCAGTAGCAATGGAAATAGCTGGTTTACCAAAAGTACCTGTGGCAATGAACATAACATTAGATAAACGAAAGAGCAAATTAGTTAACGTTAAAGGCTCTACAGGACTTTTAGatatttcctctcttcctGAGTTAACCAGAAATGTTTCTGAAACGCAACTATTAGCTCTCAAAAGTGCAg GTACAAAGGCACTAAGTAATATGTCAGAACAGTTCAGTAAACTTAATAAATTAAGTCATAGCTTTAGCACGAAGAAACCGATCGACATAGCAAGAAGTATAAGATCAAGAAAATCTATTACATCGTTAAAACCAATTTTTACTGTTGGTGACAGAGATATTTCTGGAAATATTAGTAAAAAACGTGGCGAAAATAGTAGCAGTAGCgatgaagatgaaaatattgaaatgacTCGCATTCATAcggaacaaacaaaaaacttttctcatgacaaaaaattaatggaaGCTTATAGTCCGTCGATTGGAATCATAATGGGTGTTAAAGATTCTGATATAGTAAATAATAGCGCTTCTGATAATTATTTAGCACAAGcagatatagataaaaataatgtattgtcttctgatattaaaaaatctgaATTGTATCTAATGCCGCAAAGTGAGTCTGGTAGTTCTCTTAGTGCTTCGCCACAGAAAACTACGGCAACGACACCAGAAATAACTATCCAGGACGTAGCAGATGttttaaatgaagaaaaagatagaatgaTGCATCCAACGTCATTGAgtctttctaaaaatataagcCAGTCAACAGGAAAAGTAGACAGCAAAGcaaatttaaataacttaAAGAGTAGTACTTTGTTAATAGATAATAAGttacaagataaaaagagatcaaCATCTGAACAAGATCTGACATTAAATATTACCTCGTCACAAAGCGAATCAGCCCTGAAATCGATAAAGACTAGCATTACAGATGTCACAAGTCCAGTTGCAGCTACTGCCAAAGATATTCTATCGCCCTTTTCAAAGTTCGCTAAAGGTGTACAAACACTTGGAGCTAATTTAGATCCAAGGAAATTAAAATCGGGTCAAATGGGAAATTTATCGGACCATCATCTGGAAGAACGCCAAAAACTTCAAGAGAAATGGGGTTCTTGCAAATCTACACTGATCgctttataa
- the LOC127065545 gene encoding ubiquitin-like domain-containing CTD phosphatase 1, which translates to MENAIKIIVKWSGKEYEILDILESDTVLSVKNRIHKETGVRPERQKLLNLKFKGKAAQDDDIIGKLGLKPGFKLMLMGSREEDIAEVSRAPENMPDVVNDLDIEEEEVEIEKAEVYLSKIQQRIDQYIITELNPLREGKKLLVLDIDYTLFDHRSTAESGAELMRPYLHEFLTQAYKNYDIVIWSATSMKWINEKMKLLGVSNHPSYRIAFHLDSLAMISVYMPKYGVVRVKPLGIIWGKYKQFSAKNTIMFDDIRRNFIMNPQSGLRIRPFRHAHTTRNKDRELLKLSKYLELIAKVDDFQTLNHRKWEEYKAKKTHDRRGEKSDDE; encoded by the exons ATGGAGAACGCAATCAAAATCATTGTAAAATGGAGCGGAAAAGAGTACGAGATTCTTGATATCTTGGAATCTGACACGGTCCTTTCAGTAAAAAATCGCATACACAAAGAAACAGGCGTCCGTCCAGAGcgtcaaaaattattgaatctCAAATTCAAAG GCAAAGCAGCACAAGATGATGACATTATAGGGAAGCTAGGATTAAAACCAGgttttaaattaatgttaatgGGTTCTCGAGAGGAGGACATCGCGGAAGTGAGTCGAGCTCCAGAAAATATGCCGGATGTAGTGAACGATCTAGAcatagaggaagaagaagtagaaatagaaaaggctgaagtatatttatctaaaataCAACAGAGAATTGATCAATATATCATCACAGAATTGAATCCTCTTAGGGAAGGCAAGAAACTTCTTGTACTTGACATAGACTACACTCTTTTTGATCATAGATCAACAGCAGAAAGTGGAGCGGAGTTAATGCGGCCATATCTACATGAATTCTTAACGCAAGCTTACAAGAATTACGATATAGTCATTTGGTCAGCAACCAGCATGAAGTGGATTAACGAGAAGATGAAACTGTTAGGTGTCTCGAATCATCCAAGTTACAGAATAGCATTTCATCTAGATTCTCTTGCTATGATATCCGTTTACATGCCAAAATACGGAGTAGTAAGAGTAAAACCTCTAGGCATTATTTGGGGAAAGTATAAACAGTTTTCGGCAAAGAACACAATCATGTTTGACGacataagaagaaattttattatgaatcCACAATCAGGTTTGCGAATAAGACCTTTCAGACATGCGCATACAACTAGGAACAAAGATagagaattattaaaactatCTAAATATCTAGAATTAATAGCCAAGGTAGACGATTTTCAGACTCTAAATCATAGAAAATGGGAAGAATACAAAGCAAAAAAGACGCATgatagaagaggagagaagagtgacgatgaataa
- the LOC127065533 gene encoding phosphatidylinositide phosphatase SAC2 isoform X2, whose protein sequence is MELFRTDTHFIFVKERHSLWCDKNTGQFSAKSDWEWASPKDLECLGMFYGIVGKIDQPSVLEPRLMLIKEVSVAGELYGGHIVHRIKSIAFLHIGTDNTDIGLLPCKKHQHLPKKKGTSGLFEVPQKAAFAKTWGTIKSATNTIKNTTQQAAALATSQVKSTVNKRSGVKDKEKFEKRILEELNKIFTETDSFFYCETGDITNSLQRLCVAEIEETKSNRFKPLWQRVDDRFFWNKHMLQDIINLKTDKADCWILPVIQGYIQIEKCKVEGFYDQPQHEIFNLAIISRRSRFRAGTRYKRRGVDDQGKCANYVETEQLVWYHDHQVSFVQVRGSVPVYWSQPGYKYKPPPRIDKDEAETQVTFEKHFGEELDLYGPICIVNLVEQTGKEKIIWEAYSNHILKYNHSDITYTTFDFHEYCRGMHFENVSILIDALDAVLTNMSYCWRDKEGTICMQKGIFRVNCIDCLDRTNVVQTAIGKAVMEMQFSKLGLIPPDGTLPTNIRQTFQLLWANNGDIISKQYAGTNALKGDYTRTGERKFTGLMKDGMNSANRYYLNRFKDVYRQATIDMMLGNALSEEVFQERTEEEDNAATAIHVKLLIEDCKKLLIPDPEVILGSWGLIDADPVTGDPTETEMDTILILTRDSYYVADYDDQIDKVTNYQRVPLSDVILIEFGQPENIVSIFKNKHYHCIRISYKMGTEYGYFHMFRSTNLRFFNNMAVVIKTAEESIESLKAICEAISVAMEIAGLPKVPVAMNITLDKRKSKLVNVKGSTGLLDISSLPELTRNVSETQLLALKSAGTKALSNMSEQFSKLNKLSHSFSTKKPIDIARSIRSRKSITSLKPIFTVGDRDISGNISKKRGENSSSSDEDENIEMTRIHTEQTKNFSHDKKLMEAYSPSIGIIMGVKDSDIVNNSASDNYLAQADIDKNNVLSSDIKKSELYLMPQSESGSSLSASPQKTTATTPEITIQDVADVLNEEKDRMMHPTSLSLSKNISQSTGKVDSKANLNNLKSSTLLIDNKLQDKKRSTSEQDLTLNITSSQSESALKSIKTSITDVTSPVAATAKDILSPFSKFAKGVQTLGANLDPRKLKSGQMGNLSDHHLEERQKLQEKWGSCKSTLIAL, encoded by the exons ATGGAACTCTTTCGTACTGAcacacattttattttcgtaaaagAGAGGCACAGTTTGTGGTGCGACAAAAATACGGGCCAATTTTCTGCTAAATCCG ATTGGGAATGGGCGTCACCAAAAGATTTAGAATGTCTTGGAATGTTTTATGGAATAGTAGGAAAAATAGATCAACCATCAGTATTAGAACCACGTTTGATGCTTATAAAAGAAGTTTCTGTGGCCGGAGAATTATATGGCGGTCATATAGTACACAGAATCAAATCGATTGCATTCTTACATATTGGGACAGATAACACAGATATTGGATTACTTCCCTGTAAGAAACATCAGCATTtaccaaagaaaaaaggaactagTGGATTATTTGAAGTGCCGCAGAAAGCTGCATTTGCTAAAACATGGGGCACTATAAAAAGTGCCACaaatactattaaaaatacCACTCAACAAGCTGCTGCTCTTGCGACATCACAG GTCAAGTCTACAGTAAATAAACGAAGCGGagttaaagataaagaaaaatttgagaaaagaatcttagaagaattgaataaaatttttacagagaccgattcttttttttattgcgaaACTGGAGACATCACCAATAGTCTACAACGATTATGCGTAGCCGAAATTGAAGAAACTAAAAGCAATCGATTTAAACCACTGTGGCAACGAGTAGATGATAgatttttttggaataaacaTATGTTacaagatataattaatttgaaa acAGACAAAGCAGACTGTTGGATATTACCAGTCATTCAAGGATATATCCAAATAGAAAAGTGCAAAGTTGAAGGATTCTATGATCAACCACaacatgaaatatttaatttagctATTATATCAAGAAGGAGCAGATTCCGTGCTGGCACTAG GTATAAAAGACGCGGCGTTGATGATCAAGGTAAATGTGCCAATTATGTTGAAACTGAGCAATTGGTTTGGTATCATGATCATCAGGTATCTTTTGTACAAGTACGAGGAAGTGTACCGGTTTATTGGTCTCAACctggatataaatataaaccaCCTCCACGAATAGACAAAG ATGAAGCAGAAACACAGGTTACATTTGAAAAACATTTTGGTGAAGAACTTGATTTATATGGTCCAATATGTATTGTTAATCTAGTTGAGCAaacaggaaaagagaagataatttGGGAGGCTTACAGTAATCATATTCTTAAGTACAATCATTctgatattacatatacaacTTTTGATTTTCACGAGTATTG CCGTGGTATGCACTTTGAAAATGTTTCTATTCTAATCGATGCACTCGATGCAGTATTAACGAATATGAGTTACTGTTGGCGCGATAAAGAAGGTACAATTTGCATGCAGAAAGGAATTTTTCGTGTAAACTGCATCGATTGTTTAGACAGAACTAACGTGGTACAAACAGCTATTGGTAAAGCTGTAATGGAAATGCAATTTTCAAAACTTGGTTTAATACCACCTGATGGAACTTTACCTACAAACATTAGACAAACTTTTCAATTACTTTGGGCTAACAATGGTGACATAATCAGTAAACAATATGCTGGGACAAATGCTTTAAAG GGAGATTATACGAGAacaggagaaagaaaattcacgGGATTAATGAAAGATGGCATGAACTCCGCAAATAG ATATTATCTTAATCGCTTCAAAGATGTCTATAGACAAGCTACAATCGATATGATGTTAGGAAATGCATTAAGTGAAGAAGTATTTCAAGAACgtacagaagaagaagataatgcTGCAACAGCAATTCACGTGAAATTATTGATTGaagattgtaaaaaattattgataccTGATCCCGAAGTTATTCTTGGAAGTTGGGGACTTATTGATGCTGATcccgt AACTGGAGATCCCACTGAAACCGAAATGGATACTATTCTTATATTAACTCGAGATAGCTATTATGTAGCGGATTATGACGACCAAATTGATAAAGTAACGAATTACCAAAGAGTTCCGCTATCCGATGTAATTCTTATTGAATTTGGCCAACCGGAAAATatagtttctatttttaagaACAAACATTACCATTGTATTAGAATTAGCTATAAGATGGGTACAGAGTATGGTTACTTTCACATGTTTCGCAGTACGAACTTAAGATTTTTTAACAACATGGCTGTTGTAATAAAAACTGCTGAAGAAAGCATAG AATCCTTAAAAGCAATTTGTGAAGCTATTTCAGTAGCAATGGAAATAGCTGGTTTACCAAAAGTACCTGTGGCAATGAACATAACATTAGATAAACGAAAGAGCAAATTAGTTAACGTTAAAGGCTCTACAGGACTTTTAGatatttcctctcttcctGAGTTAACCAGAAATGTTTCTGAAACGCAACTATTAGCTCTCAAAAGTGCAg GTACAAAGGCACTAAGTAATATGTCAGAACAGTTCAGTAAACTTAATAAATTAAGTCATAGCTTTAGCACGAAGAAACCGATCGACATAGCAAGAAGTATAAGATCAAGAAAATCTATTACATCGTTAAAACCAATTTTTACTGTTGGTGACAGAGATATTTCTGGAAATATTAGTAAAAAACGTGGCGAAAATAGTAGCAGTAGCgatgaagatgaaaatattgaaatgacTCGCATTCATAcggaacaaacaaaaaacttttctcatgacaaaaaattaatggaaGCTTATAGTCCGTCGATTGGAATCATAATGGGTGTTAAAGATTCTGATATAGTAAATAATAGCGCTTCTGATAATTATTTAGCACAAGcagatatagataaaaataatgtattgtcttctgatattaaaaaatctgaATTGTATCTAATGCCGCAAAGTGAGTCTGGTAGTTCTCTTAGTGCTTCGCCACAGAAAACTACGGCAACGACACCAGAAATAACTATCCAGGACGTAGCAGATGttttaaatgaagaaaaagatagaatgaTGCATCCAACGTCATTGAgtctttctaaaaatataagcCAGTCAACAGGAAAAGTAGACAGCAAAGcaaatttaaataacttaAAGAGTAGTACTTTGTTAATAGATAATAAGttacaagataaaaagagatcaaCATCTGAACAAGATCTGACATTAAATATTACCTCGTCACAAAGCGAATCAGCCCTGAAATCGATAAAGACTAGCATTACAGATGTCACAAGTCCAGTTGCAGCTACTGCCAAAGATATTCTATCGCCCTTTTCAAAGTTCGCTAAAGGTGTACAAACACTTGGAGCTAATTTAGATCCAAGGAAATTAAAATCGGGTCAAATGGGAAATTTATCGGACCATCATCTGGAAGAACGCCAAAAACTTCAAGAGAAATGGGGTTCTTGCAAATCTACACTGATCgctttataa